CTGAACCTGGCCGCTGCCACCGCAGATGTCGCAGCGCTCCGGGTGCGTCCCCGGCCGGCAGCAGGATCCCTCGCAGGTGGGGCAGGTAACCGCGGTGTCCACTTCAAGCTTCTTGTTGACGCCGAACACGGCGTCGCGCAGGTCGATACGAACACTGATGAGTGCATCCTGGCCGCGACGGACGCGGGAAGCAGGACCGGACGAGCCGCCTGCACCGAAGAATGTGTCAAAGATGTCCTGGAACGCGAAACCCTGGCCGGCGTAGCTGCCGCCGCCAAAGCCGTTGTCCGTGCCGTTTTCGTTGCCGGTGGTGTCATAAACCCGGCGCTTTTGGGGATCGGACAGAACTTCGTATGCGTGGGTTACTGCCTTGAAGCGGTCCGCGGCGTCCGCGCCCGGATTAACGTCCGGGTGCAAGGTGCGGGCCAGCTTGCGGTAGGCCTTCTTGATCTCTTCTCCGGTGGCCTCCGGTGAGACTCCAAGGACGTCATAGTGGCTGCTCAAAGTTCGTATCTCTTCCTTGTTGTACTGCTTGCATATGGGCTGCCCTGCTCGTGCTCCCGGCCGCCGTGGCGCCGGGACAGACCAGTCAGGGTCCCAGGATCCGGGAAAGGTAACGGGCAACAGCCCTGACGGCGGCCATGGTGGTGGGATAGTCCATGCGCGTCGGGCCCAGCACGCCAATCTTTGCTGCACTGTCCGGGCCGTATCCCGTGGCCACCACCGACGCCTCGGCGAGGCCGTCGTAGGGGTTCTCCCTGCCGATGCTTACTGCCACTCCGCGGGGGTCCTGCGCCATCTCGCTCAGCAGGCGCAGCATCACCACCTGCTCTTCGAGGGCTTCCAGCACCGGGCCGATGCTGAGCGGGAAATCCACGTTGGACCGTGCGAGGTTCGCCGTGCCTGCCATGACCATCCGGTCCTCGCGGCTGTTTTGGGCCAGGCCCTCCAGCCCATGGGCCAGTGCCTGGGCCGCCTGGCGCCGGCCCGGGCTTACCGCGGAGACGACGGCGGGAAGGGCCTGGGCCAGCTGGCTTAGGGGTGTCCCCGCGAGGGAACCAAGGAACCGGCTCCGCAGGCCGGCCAGTGCGTCGTCTCCCAGATCCTGACCGACGTCGATGACGCGCTGCTCCACCTTGCCGCTGTTGACAATCAGGACCACCAGGACCTTGCGCGGTGCAAGCAGGACGAATTCGATGTGTCGGATCAGGGCACGGCTCAGGTGCGGATACTGGACCACAGCCACCTGGTTGGTCAGTTGTGACAGCAGGCGGACCGTGCGGTCCAGGACATCGTCAAGGTTATCCGAGCCTTCGAGCAACGACTGGATGGCGCGTCGCTCCGCCTGGGACAGGGGCTTGACGGCAGAAATCTGATCGACAAACAGGCGGTAGCCCTTATCGGTGGGAATCCGGCCCGCACTGGTGTGCGGCGCCATGATCAGGCCCTCATCCTCCAGAGCCGCCATATCGTTGCGGATGGTCGCACTGGACACCGAGAGATGATGCCGTTCGACCAGGGCTTTGGAACCGACCGGCTCACGGGAGTGGACGTAGTCCTCCACGATGGCCCGCAGTACTTCCAGCTTGCGTGGCTCGCTCACACTCCACCTCCATCCAGGGTCAGGGCGGCTGCAGCGCCCGCACCGTGCCACCACCAGGGTTAGCACTCGACATGCCTAAGTGCTAACAGTCTATTATGCCTCGCGCCGTTGTTAGCATTGGTACCGCTCCGGGCGAAATTCCGGGGGCACTGTTCTAGCGCTAGGCGGAGTCGATCATGGATTACCAGAACTGGGGGCCCCGGGACATGTCCGCTCCCGTCCGTACCCAATTGTCCGAAGTGCCGGTTGAGCGCGGAATGGTACTGGAGGATGTCCAGTCCGGCTGGGTTGGTGCAGTTATCCGGGTTGAAAAGTCCGGCGGTATGCACGTGGTGGTGCTGGAGGACCGGCGCGGCAAGTCGCGCACCTTCCGGCTGGGCTTCGGTTTCCTCCTTGAAGGCCGCGCCATCCGCCTGATGCCGCCTGCAGCGCGACCGGCAGCGTCCGGCCCCGCCGCCGGAAGAACCGCGTCAGGATCCGTGCGGGTAGCCGGGCAGCGGGCGCAGGTAGCCAAGGCCAGCCGCATCTGGGTGGAGGGCAAACACGATGCCGAACTGGTGGAAAAGGTCTGGGGAGACGACCTCCGGGTGGAGGGCATCGTCGTCGAACCCCTGCACGGAATTGACGACCTCGCCGGGGCGGTGGCGGACTTTCGGCCGGGACCGGGACGGCGCCTGGGCGTGCTCGTGGACCACCTGGTGCCGGACTCCAAGGAGTCCCGCATCGCCGATGCCGTGATGGCCTCTCCCGGTGCCGCCGGGAACGTGCTCATCGTTGGCCATCCGTACGTCGACGTCTGGCAGGCCATCCGGCCCGCTGTCCTGGGTATTGAACAATGGCCTGTTGTTCCCCGCGGGCAGGACTGGAAGACCGGAATCCTCGCAGCGTTCGGGTGGCCCCACTCCACGAAGGAAGATATTGGGCTGGGCTGGCAGAAGCTGCTGGGCGCCGTCCGGAGCTATGCAGACCTGGAAGCATCGCTGCTGGGGCGGGTTGAGGAAGTGATTGACTTCCTCACTGTTCCCTGAGTGGGCGGCGAACTTCCCGAAAGCCAGTATTCTTGGTAAAGCGGTGCCTGCAACCATGCAGGTCCGGCCAGGAACCATGCAATTGCACCATTTGCACTCTCGAAGGAACAGACTGTGGCAGAAAACGCACGTGATCACAGGGACAGCCAGGGTGGCACAGGCCGCTCCGAATACCACGGTGTCCCGGCGAATGCGCTGCCCCTGACGGCCAGCGAAGACCGGCAGTGGGCCACGCTGGCCCACTTTGGCGGGATCCTCGGCTGTGTACCTGCACTCCTGATCTTCCTGATTTTCCGGGACCGCGGGCCGTTTACCGCCCAGGAGTCCAAGGAAGCCCTGAATTTCAGCCTTCCGCCCACCATCGCGGCCGTGGTGGCGAACATCCTGGTTTTCATCCCGGTGATCGGCAACATCTTTGCCGTCATCGCGACGTTGATCTGGATTGCCTTGACCTGTTTCTCGGTGGCGGCCGGCATTCACGTAAACCGTGGCCAGCCGCACCGCTATCCGTACAACCTGCGCTGGATCAAATAGGGGCAGGACTTTCGCAGGACCTGCTAAGCGGAGTCCCGAGGGTTCCACTTGCGAGTGTTGGGAAAGGGGACCCGCGCGTTAGTCCGGCAGGATCCGGCGTACCACAGCGTCAGCCAGCAGCCGCCCTTTGAGGGTGAGGACCAGTTTCCCCCGGAACGCCGCAGTGGGGTCCACCAGGCCGTCCGCAATCAGGCCTGCGATTTCGTGCCGTCCGGCAGTGCTTAGGGTGGCCACTTCAAGGCCTGCCTGGAGCCGGGCCTCAAGCATAATGCGCTCGATGTTGCGGGTTTCCGGGTCCAGGGTTTCCCTGCCGGCCGCGGGTGAGTCGCCCTGGGCGAGCCGGTTCGCGTAGGCCGTGGGGTGCTTGACGTTCCACCAGCGGACGCCGCCCACGTGTGAATGCGCGCCGGGTCCAATCCCCCACCAGTCATCGCCGCGCCAGTAGGCAAGGTTGTGGCGGCACGCCTGCTCCGGGGTGCGGGCCCAGTTGCTGACCTCATACCAGCTGAGGCCGGCTTCCGTGATCAGCTGGTCGGCGAGTTCATACTTGTCGGCGTGGTCGTCGTCGTCGATACCCGGGACTTCACCACGGCGCATCTGGGCGGCGAGCTTGGTGCCTTCCTCGACGATCAGCGCGTAGGCGCTGATGTGGTCGGGCCCGTAGGACAGGGCGGTCTGCAGCGAGTGCCGCCAGTCATCGAGGGATTCACCGGGCGTTCCGTAGATCAGGTCCAGGCTGACGACGAGTCCGGCCTCCCGCGCCCACTGCACCACCTGCGGAACCCTGCTGGGTGTATGCGTCCGGTCGAGGACCTTCAGCACGTGCGGAACCGCGGACTGCATGCCGAACGAGACCCGGGTGAACCCGGCCTCCTTGAGGATGGCAAGGGATTCAGGAGTTACCGAATCCGGGTTTGCCTCGGTGGTGACCTCGGCCCCGTCCTCGATCCCCCACTGACCTACGGCAGCCCGAAGGATCAGGGCAAGGTCCTCCGCGGGAAGCAGGGTAGGAGTGCCGCCGCCGAAGAAGACGGTGCTGAGCTTCCGGGCAGGGAGTCCGGACCCGGCCAGCACCTCGGCCGCCAACGCCACTTCGGACACCGCCGTCCGGGCATAGGCATCCTGGGACGCCCCGCCACCAAGTTCGGTGGCGGTGTACGTATTGAAATCGCAATAGCCGCAGCGGACGGCGCAGAACGGAATGTGGACGTACAGGCCGAACGCCCGGTCCGCCGAACCGACCGCTGCCTGGGCGGGCAGCAGGCCGTCCGACGGCGCCGGGTCGCCGAGCGGAAGAGTGCTAGGCATTGCAGGGGCCTCCGGTGTTGCCGGACGCTGTGTTCACTACTTCTTGGCCTTGTCCTTGGACTCGTCTGTGGTCAGCGCGGCGATGAAGGCTTCCTGGGGGACCTCAACGCGGCCCACCATCTTCATCCGCTTCTTGCCTTCCTTCTGCTTTTCCAGCAGTTTGCGCTTACGCGAGATGTCACCGCCGTAGCACTTGGCCAGCACGTCCTTGCGGATGGCGCGGATGCTTTCGCGGGCGATGATCCTTGAGCCGATGGCCGCCTGGATGGGCACCTCGAACTGCTGGCGGGGAATGAGCTCGCGCAGCTTGGTGGTCATCATGACGCCGTAGGAGTAGGCCTTGTCGCGGTGTGTGATGGCGGAGAAGGCATCCACCTGCTCACCCTGGAGCATGATGTCCACCTTCACCAGGTCGGCCACCTGGTCGCCGTCGGCCTTCCAGTCCAGCGAACCGTAGCCGCGGGTCTTGGACTTGAGGATGTCGAAGAAGTCGAAGACGATCTCGGCCAGCGGCAGGCGGTACCGGATTTCCACCCGGTCCTCGGACAGGTAGTCCATGCCGCCCATAACGCCGCGCCTGCTCTGGCACAGCTCCATGATGGCGCCGACGAATTCATTCGGAGCCAGGATGGTGGCGGACACCATCGGTTCACGGACCTCGGAGATCTTGCCGGAGGGGTATTCGCTGGGGTTGGTCACGTGGACCACTTTCTTGTCCTCCAGCGTTACCTCATATTCCACGTTGGGGGCGGTGGAAATCAGGTCCAGGTTGTATTCGCGCTCGAGCCGCTCGCGGGTGATTTCGAGGTGGAGCAGGCCAAGGAAGCCCACGCGGAAGCCGAAGCCCAGCGCGGCGGAGGTTTCCGGCTCATAGACAAGGGCGGCGTCGTTGAGCATCAGCTTCTCGAGCGCATCGCGCAGCACCGGGTAATCCGTGCCGTCCAACGGATACAGGCCGGAGAAGACCATCGGCTTGGCATCGGCGTACCCGGGCAGCGAATCAGCGGCGGGCTTGGCAAGGTTGGTGACGGTGTCGCCGACCTTGGACAGGCGGACGTCCTTCACCCCGGTGATGAGGTACCCCACTTCGCCGACGCCCAGTCCCTTGGAAGGGGTGGGCTCCGGGGAGCTCACCCCAATCTCGAGGAGTTCATGGGTGGCCCGGGTGGACATCATCTGGATGCGTTCGCGCGGGTGCAGCATTCCATCCACCACGCGGACATAGGTAACCACGCCCCGGTAGGTGTCATAGACGGAGTCGAAGATCATGGCACGGGCAGGAGCATCGGCATTGCCCGTGGGTGCCGGCAGGTCGCGGACGATTTTGTCCAGCAGGACTTCAACGCCCATTCCGGTCTTCCCCGAGACGCGGAGCACGTCCTCCGGATCACCGCCGATCAGGCTGGCCAGTTCGGCGGCATACTTCTCGGGCTGCGCTGCCGGGAGGTCGATCTTGTTCAGCACCGGAATAATGGTGAGGTTGTTTTCCATCGCCAGGTAGAGGTTCGCGAGGGTCTGGGCCTCGATGCCCTGTGCGGCGTCGACGAGGAGGATCGCCCCTTCACAGGCGGCCAGCGAGCGGGAAACCTCATACGTGAAGTCCACGTGGCCGGGGGTGTCGATCATGTTCAATGCGTAACTGGTGCCGTCGAGTTCCCAGGGCATACGGACCGCCTGGGACTTGATGGTGATGCCGCGCTCGCGTTCGATGTCCATGCGATCCAGGTACTGGGCCTTCATATCGCGGGATTGCACCACGCCGGTGAACTGCAGCATGCGGTCCGCCAGGGTGGACTTGCCGTGGTCAATGTGCGCGATGATGCAGAAGTTCCGAATGAGGGCCGGATCTGTCGCGGCGGGCACCGGGGCGGTGCGGGCCATGGGAGACACGCAGGGTCCTTACTGTTGGCATTCACGCGGCCCGGCCGGGGCGCTGCAAAGGGCCCCTGCGGTTAAGCCGCACATCTGGAACCTCCAGTGTCCCACGTCCCGGGCTGCCGCACCGCATCCTTGCCGGGTTGAGCATTCATGCCATCGGACAGGTCCCGGCGATAGGGTGGCGGGATGGCTATCAATCTCCGTTCGCTGGGAAACGCCGTCCGAAGCGGCCTTCGGCTGCTGCGCGGTTCCGCGCCGGCAAAAGCTCCTGCCGGTCCCCTGCCGCCAGCTGGCCGTGCTTCCCCTGGTTCCGCATCCCGGGACCCCCTATCAAAGGGCGCCGTGTCATCCGGCCCTTCCGGCGATGCCTACCCCGGAGACTTCCGCG
The window above is part of the Pseudarthrobacter sp. NS4 genome. Proteins encoded here:
- the hrcA gene encoding heat-inducible transcriptional repressor HrcA, translated to MSEPRKLEVLRAIVEDYVHSREPVGSKALVERHHLSVSSATIRNDMAALEDEGLIMAPHTSAGRIPTDKGYRLFVDQISAVKPLSQAERRAIQSLLEGSDNLDDVLDRTVRLLSQLTNQVAVVQYPHLSRALIRHIEFVLLAPRKVLVVLIVNSGKVEQRVIDVGQDLGDDALAGLRSRFLGSLAGTPLSQLAQALPAVVSAVSPGRRQAAQALAHGLEGLAQNSREDRMVMAGTANLARSNVDFPLSIGPVLEALEEQVVMLRLLSEMAQDPRGVAVSIGRENPYDGLAEASVVATGYGPDSAAKIGVLGPTRMDYPTTMAAVRAVARYLSRILGP
- a CDS encoding DUF3097 domain-containing protein, which codes for MDYQNWGPRDMSAPVRTQLSEVPVERGMVLEDVQSGWVGAVIRVEKSGGMHVVVLEDRRGKSRTFRLGFGFLLEGRAIRLMPPAARPAASGPAAGRTASGSVRVAGQRAQVAKASRIWVEGKHDAELVEKVWGDDLRVEGIVVEPLHGIDDLAGAVADFRPGPGRRLGVLVDHLVPDSKESRIADAVMASPGAAGNVLIVGHPYVDVWQAIRPAVLGIEQWPVVPRGQDWKTGILAAFGWPHSTKEDIGLGWQKLLGAVRSYADLEASLLGRVEEVIDFLTVP
- a CDS encoding DUF4870 domain-containing protein; translation: MAENARDHRDSQGGTGRSEYHGVPANALPLTASEDRQWATLAHFGGILGCVPALLIFLIFRDRGPFTAQESKEALNFSLPPTIAAVVANILVFIPVIGNIFAVIATLIWIALTCFSVAAGIHVNRGQPHRYPYNLRWIK
- the hemW gene encoding radical SAM family heme chaperone HemW; this translates as MPSTLPLGDPAPSDGLLPAQAAVGSADRAFGLYVHIPFCAVRCGYCDFNTYTATELGGGASQDAYARTAVSEVALAAEVLAGSGLPARKLSTVFFGGGTPTLLPAEDLALILRAAVGQWGIEDGAEVTTEANPDSVTPESLAILKEAGFTRVSFGMQSAVPHVLKVLDRTHTPSRVPQVVQWAREAGLVVSLDLIYGTPGESLDDWRHSLQTALSYGPDHISAYALIVEEGTKLAAQMRRGEVPGIDDDDHADKYELADQLITEAGLSWYEVSNWARTPEQACRHNLAYWRGDDWWGIGPGAHSHVGGVRWWNVKHPTAYANRLAQGDSPAAGRETLDPETRNIERIMLEARLQAGLEVATLSTAGRHEIAGLIADGLVDPTAAFRGKLVLTLKGRLLADAVVRRILPD
- the lepA gene encoding translation elongation factor 4, yielding MSPMARTAPVPAATDPALIRNFCIIAHIDHGKSTLADRMLQFTGVVQSRDMKAQYLDRMDIERERGITIKSQAVRMPWELDGTSYALNMIDTPGHVDFTYEVSRSLAACEGAILLVDAAQGIEAQTLANLYLAMENNLTIIPVLNKIDLPAAQPEKYAAELASLIGGDPEDVLRVSGKTGMGVEVLLDKIVRDLPAPTGNADAPARAMIFDSVYDTYRGVVTYVRVVDGMLHPRERIQMMSTRATHELLEIGVSSPEPTPSKGLGVGEVGYLITGVKDVRLSKVGDTVTNLAKPAADSLPGYADAKPMVFSGLYPLDGTDYPVLRDALEKLMLNDAALVYEPETSAALGFGFRVGFLGLLHLEITRERLEREYNLDLISTAPNVEYEVTLEDKKVVHVTNPSEYPSGKISEVREPMVSATILAPNEFVGAIMELCQSRRGVMGGMDYLSEDRVEIRYRLPLAEIVFDFFDILKSKTRGYGSLDWKADGDQVADLVKVDIMLQGEQVDAFSAITHRDKAYSYGVMMTTKLRELIPRQQFEVPIQAAIGSRIIARESIRAIRKDVLAKCYGGDISRKRKLLEKQKEGKKRMKMVGRVEVPQEAFIAALTTDESKDKAKK